The region TGTAAAGACCGCGCCCGATCTCCGGATCGGCTATGTTATGGGAACCGGTGACGACGTTGCTACCTCGTTGGCGGACATCGGCATTCACCCCACGATGCTCTCTGCAGGAGAGATCGCTTCAGCCGATCTCTCTCACTACGACGCCATTGTGCTGGGTATTCGTGCCTACGCCGCGCGGCCTGAACTCAAGACCTTCAACAACCGTCTTCTTGAGTATGTCCACAACGGCGGAACCCTCATTGTTCAGTACCAGACCCAGGAGTACGACCACAACTATGGCCCCTATCCACTCTCCCTCTCCAACGATCCTGAGAAGGTGATTGAAGAGGACAATAAGGTCCAGATCCTTGTCCCTAACGATCCAGTCCTGAACTGGCCTAACAAGATCACAACCGCTGATTTTGATCACTGGGTCGAGGAGCGCGGCCACGGCTTCATGCGCAGTTGGGATCCGCACTACGTCGCCCTGACGGAGATGCACGATACCGACCAGGATCCGCAGAAGGGCGGCCTGCTCTATGCCCGGTACGGAAAGGGCGCCTACGTCTATCTCTCCTATGCGTTCTTCCGCCAGATGCCCGATGGCGTTCCAGGTTCCTTCCGCATCATGGCAAACCTTCTGAGCATGGCGAAGAACCCCGGCCTCGCTCTCGGCAAGGAAGCTACTCCGACAGCAGTAGGCTCTCACTAAGGCAGTTTTCACGAAAGTGAGTCGTTCCAGGAGGTCGTCATTCTGAGGCGAAGCTGAAGAATCCCTGTAGTTTGCCCATAGCGTCTCTGGTGCATCAGGTTAAGCCCAGGTGGCCAAACGTCTCAGCTTGAAACTCGCACAATTCTCAACGGCGGTGCGGATTCGTCCGCGCCGCTGTTTCCGTTCAAAAGCCGGACCGAGTCTTCGGGGAATGCAGCTCGGTGACGTCGATCTTCATCGCAGGACCCGTGGGGCTGCTCTCATCGAAGACATGCACCCCGTTGCGGCCGTTGTTTTTAACCACGTACATCGCCGCATCGGCATTCCTAAAAAGCTGCTTCTCGTCCTCTGCATAATCCGGAAACGTGCAGACTCCAACGCTGGCGGTAATCCGTATCTCCCGGTCTCCAAGGTCGATCGGTTCTGATGCCGCCTTCACAATCTGTGCGCCGCATCGTTTTACATCTTCCATGCTCTTGAAGTCGGGCATCACCACGACAAACTCATCTCCGCCCATGCGGGCAACCGTGTCGGTCTCACGGATCGAGGACAGCAGCCGCTGCCCGGCCGCAACCAGAAGGCTGTCTCCTGCCGAATGCCCAAGAGAATCGTTGATGCTCTTAAAGTGATCGATGTCCACCACAAGCAGGGCTACCTTGTGTTTGTACCGCCGCGCCCGAATAACGGCCTGGTGCAGACGATCCTGCAGCAGTGCGCGATTCGCCAGCCCCGTCAGCTGATCGTAGTGGGCCAGCCGCTGAATATGTTCTGCCATATGCCTGCTGGCTGTGACATCCCTGCTCGTGATCGCCAGCCCGTCCCCCAACTTGACCACCTGCAGACTCAGCCAGGTCTCCTTGATGCGTTCATCATCGATGTAGACCTCGCAGGTAAGAGGCTGTCCTGTGTTAACTACCTCCTGGTACTTTTCAATCAGCCCCGATGTGGTCATGTAGGGGCGGAACCAGGTCAGGGGTTTCCCAATCAGTTCGTCACGCCGTACTCCCAGCCTTCTCTCTGCATTCGGGTTGATGTAGCTGAAGCGAAAATCGACGATCCGGCCGGTCTCATCTGCAATCCCGTCAAAGATGTAAAAATCATCCAGGCTGCACTCCATGGCAGCCAGAAAACGAGCCTGTTCCTTCTCCGCCAGTCCTCGATTCTCTCGGACGATGTGCATCGAGGGAAGGACTGCCGAGGCCGTCGCGGCGACCACCAGAGCGTTCAACACCTGGATCCATGGAAGATTAGTCTCATGTATCTCAAAAAGCCTGGCCAGCACCATTCCTGCCAACAACTCCACTACGCAGAAGAGCGCAAAGAGTAGTAAAAACCTTGCCAGCTTCCATCTGCGAGTGGTCTGCTCGCCAGCCTTCCTCGGCCTGTCTTTCAGCCAGTCCGGCCAGAGCACCTTCCTGCACGCAGACCATGCTCGGCGGCCAGTCCTGGATGGCTCGCTCTTATGAATCCATGGTCCTCGCTCGTCAGGCCCTGCTTCGATGCTCCGCATTCTTTTCCTTGTCGCCGGCAGAGTGCTTTGAGTGGAAACAGCATCATGGAATATCGGCCAGGAAGCTGCTCAACGTGAATAAATGGCGAAACAATTTGTAAATGGCTTTTACTCCACAGGATCAACTCACGCAATACTTTTTGCATATCCCCCTTTTGTGTGTTGCCTGTTGCCGTGATTGGCCCGGGTTTCTGCAATTTGTGCGGACTGTCGGGCGATCCCTCATACTATGGGGGAGAGAGGCTGCTCAAGCGGTGCTCCAGCTTCCATATCCTGTCTTTCTATCCGCCGCACGCTAAACTGGTATAGAGGTATATACAACTCAAATGGATACCACCCGCCCCTTCCCCCATGCCATGCTGCGCGAGATCTTCGAGCAGCCTCAAGCGATCGCCGAAACCCTCGCCGCCTATGCCAAGAGTGAGAGTCTTCGTGAAGAGGTCTTTGCTCCGGCCCGCCAGGCGCTCGCCGGCCGCGACAGCATTCTCATTGCGGCATCGGGATCCAGCCGCCACGCCGGTTTGTCCGGCGAAATTCTCTTTGAAGACCTGGCCGGCATTGCCGTCGACGTCGAGTACGCCAGCGAGTATATCTATCGCTCCACCCAGACCCTTCACAATCCCTGCTTCGTCGTCATCTCGCAGTCGGGCGAAACCGCCGATACCTCCGAGGCTCTTCGCGAAGCCATCGCCCGCGGCTGCTCGACCATCGCCATCACCAACAAGCCTGAATCTTCAATGGCAAGACTCGCGGGCTGCTCGCTGCCTACATTTGCCGGAGTCGAGAAGGCCGTTCCCGCCACCAAGAGCTTCACGACACAGCTGGCCGTTCTCTCCTTGCTCGCGCTCTACACCGCGCGTGTGCGCGGCTGCATGACCCGTGCCGTCGTCGAATCGCACCTGGAGCAGCTGTTCCGTGTTCCTTCTGCCCTCGAAGGCGTCCTTCCGCGCTGGGAGCAGGAGATGGCCCGGATCGCCACGGTACTCAAGGAGGCCGAGACCTTCCTCTTCCTCGGACGCGGAATCCACTATCCCATCGCCCGCGAAGGCGCTCTCAAGCTGAAAGAGTCCGCCTACATTCAGGCGGAAGGCTATCCGACCGGCGAGCTCAAGCACGGCCCCAACGCGCTGGTGAATCGCAGGAATCCGCTGGTCGTGCTCGGCACCTGCGATCCCTCTGCCCCGGACTCCGTCCTTCGCTACGAAAAGACCGTCAATCTCGTCCGCGACATGCACAAGCAGGGCGCCCAGATCCTGTCCATCGTCACTGAAGGAGATACTCGCATCACCGAACTCAGTGATCACGTCATCACAGTCCCCGCGACCGCGGAGTACATCTCGCCCCTCTTCGAGGTAGTGCCGCTGCAACTCCTCGCCTACTTCATGGCCATCGGCCGCGGGATCGACGTGGATAATCCACGCAACCTCGTCAAGGCCGTCGTCCAGGAATAATGAAAGCGCACTTCTAAAACAACTCTGCGGAGAGCGATCTCACGGTCTGCCGCAGAGTCATTTCTAAAACATCTTCAATCCTCGAATCACAGCGACGGCAAGCATGGCGCCCAGCACCGGACCGATCACCGGGATCCATGCATATCGCCACCCCGAGCTACCTTTACCCGCAACGGGCAACAGGGCATGTGCCAGCCGCGGCCCCAGGTCGCGTGCCGGATTGATGGCATAGCCTGTCGTTCCGCCCAGCGAAAGCCCGATCCCCCAGACCAGCGAACCTACCAGCACAGGTCCGAGTCCGGGGGCCACACCCGCCGGAGCAATCCGCTTCGAAAATAAAGCCGTCGCGATCAGCACCAGCACAAAGGTCCCGATAATCTCGCTCAGCAGGTTCCAGCCCGCAGCATCCACCGCAGGTGCCGTCGCAAAGCAGGCAAACTTCGCATCGGCGTCTTCGGTCAGCTTCCAGTGCGGCTTGTAGTGCAGCCACACCACTACCGCCCCGCACAAAGCCCCAAGGATCTGTGCCGGAATGTACGTGAACAGGCGCTCTGCATGGCCGGTCATCATCACCGAGGCCACCGTGAACGCGGGGTTCAGATGCCCGTCGGCATCTCCCAGCGCTGCGCTCACGGCGACACCGGCAAAGACCGCAATCGCCCAGCCGGCCGTAATCGAAATCCATCCCGCATTCTGCGCCTTTGAGCGGTTCAGAAGCGCGCCCGCAACGACACCATTGCCCAGCACAATCAAAACAAAGGTCCCGACAAATTCACCAATGACCGCCGACCAGCCACCCATCATGCTTCCTCGTAGATGTAACCGTGCGCGACCACGCTGAAGGCCTCCAGATCACGCAGCTTCCATGTCTCGCTTCGTCCCAGCTCCCGCGCCAGCACATCCGCAACCGCGGAGGCGGCTTCCAGTGCCGCTTTCGCATTCAGAAACAGAGCCCGTGTACGCCGCGCCAGCACATCTTCCACGGTACGCGCCATCTCGTGCCGCACAGCCCACACGACTTCACGCATCTTGTAAGGCAGCTGCGGGTGCAACGGAGCATCCAGAGCCGGGTCACTCGCGGAAAGCTCCTGGAGCTGCGCAAGGTCCGATCCATATACCCGCTCCGACTCGTTGGCCGCCACATCGCGAGTCCATCCATGCAGCCTCAGCGAAGCCGTCCTCGACGGCTCCCGGCGAAGTCCGCCGACCTCGGCCGCGCGATTGATCGTGTCCTCGCCCATCCGCCGATAGGTGGTCCACTTGCCTCCCGTCACCGTCACCAGACCCGAAGGCCGCACCAGGATCGTATGATCGCGCGACAGCTTTGACGTTGCCCCGCCGCCTTTCCGGACCAGCGGACGCAGCCCCGACCACACGCTCAGAATCTCCTCCGCTTGCGGTCGCCGGCCCATGTATTTGCCGATATGCTCCATCAGAAAACTGCGCTCCGAAGCCATCGCCCGCGGCTCCGTCGAGGATCGTTCCACAGCCTCATCCGTCGTACCAACAACGGTTGCGCCGTGCCACGGAATCGCAAACAGAACCCTTCCGTCCGAGGTCTTCGGAATCATCATCGCGTGCTCGCTTGCAAGAAACGACGGCGGAAGCACGAAGTGCGTTCCCTGGCTCACCGAAAGCAGGGTCTCGCGGTCGTCATCCATCGCCAGCACCTGTTCGGTAAAGACGCCGGTCGCATTGATCACAACCTTCGCCTGCAGATCGAATCCGGCATCGCTCTCCACGTCACGCGCCCGGACACCCACCAGCTTCCCATTGCGCTCGATCAGCCCCGTCGCCTCAACATAATTGATGGCGATTCCACCCAGCTCTTCCAGCGTCCGCATCAGCGAGACCGCATATCTCGCGTCGTCGAATTGGCCATCGTGATAGAGTACGCCGCCCCGCAGACCCTCCCTGCGCACGCCCGGCAGCAGCGCCAGCGTCTCCTTCTGCGAAAGCATGCGCGACGGCCCCAGCGACAGCTTGCCCGACAGCAGCTCATATACCTTCAGGCCAAGCCCATAGTAGGGAAGGTCCAGCAGCCCGAAGATCGGAACCACGAACGAAAGATCGTGCACCAGGTGAGGAGCATTGGCCAGCATCAGGCCGCGCTCCCGCAGAGCGTCCATTACCAGCGTGATGTTCATCTGCTCCAGGTACCGCACGCCTCCATGCACCAGCTTCGTGCTTCGGCTTGAGGTCCCTTTCGCAAAATCCGCCCGTTCAATCAGTACTGTCTTATAACCTCGGGATGCAGCTTCAACCGCGGCTCCCAGTCCGGTCGCGCCTCCGCCAATTACCAGCACGTCCCAGACCGCCGCTTCGCCCAGGCGACGAAGAATCTCAGCCCGTTCGCTCAACCTGCGCCCTCCTCTTCGCGTGCCCAGTCGCGTGCGCGTTCCAGGGCCCGCCTCCACATCGCCCGCACCCTCCTACGCTCTGCGGCCTCCGCCACCGGACGGAAGACCCGATCGACCTCCCACTGGCTGGCGATGGCATCCTTGTTCGGCCAGTATCCCACCGCCAGGCCCGCAAGGTACGCCGCGCCCAGCACCGTGGCCTCCGCATTCTTCGGGCGAACCACCTCAATCCCCAGAACATCGGCCTGAATCTGCATCAGCAGGTTATTCGCCGCCGCTCCTCCATCCACACGTAGCTGCGCGAGCGGAAGTCCCGAGTCGGCCTGCATCGCCTCCAGGACATCGGTCGCCTGCAG is a window of Edaphobacter sp. 12200R-103 DNA encoding:
- a CDS encoding GGDEF domain-containing protein produces the protein MRSIEAGPDERGPWIHKSEPSRTGRRAWSACRKVLWPDWLKDRPRKAGEQTTRRWKLARFLLLFALFCVVELLAGMVLARLFEIHETNLPWIQVLNALVVAATASAVLPSMHIVRENRGLAEKEQARFLAAMECSLDDFYIFDGIADETGRIVDFRFSYINPNAERRLGVRRDELIGKPLTWFRPYMTTSGLIEKYQEVVNTGQPLTCEVYIDDERIKETWLSLQVVKLGDGLAITSRDVTASRHMAEHIQRLAHYDQLTGLANRALLQDRLHQAVIRARRYKHKVALLVVDIDHFKSINDSLGHSAGDSLLVAAGQRLLSSIRETDTVARMGGDEFVVVMPDFKSMEDVKRCGAQIVKAASEPIDLGDREIRITASVGVCTFPDYAEDEKQLFRNADAAMYVVKNNGRNGVHVFDESSPTGPAMKIDVTELHSPKTRSGF
- a CDS encoding SIS domain-containing protein, translating into MDTTRPFPHAMLREIFEQPQAIAETLAAYAKSESLREEVFAPARQALAGRDSILIAASGSSRHAGLSGEILFEDLAGIAVDVEYASEYIYRSTQTLHNPCFVVISQSGETADTSEALREAIARGCSTIAITNKPESSMARLAGCSLPTFAGVEKAVPATKSFTTQLAVLSLLALYTARVRGCMTRAVVESHLEQLFRVPSALEGVLPRWEQEMARIATVLKEAETFLFLGRGIHYPIAREGALKLKESAYIQAEGYPTGELKHGPNALVNRRNPLVVLGTCDPSAPDSVLRYEKTVNLVRDMHKQGAQILSIVTEGDTRITELSDHVITVPATAEYISPLFEVVPLQLLAYFMAIGRGIDVDNPRNLVKAVVQE
- a CDS encoding MIP/aquaporin family protein, encoding MMGGWSAVIGEFVGTFVLIVLGNGVVAGALLNRSKAQNAGWISITAGWAIAVFAGVAVSAALGDADGHLNPAFTVASVMMTGHAERLFTYIPAQILGALCGAVVVWLHYKPHWKLTEDADAKFACFATAPAVDAAGWNLLSEIIGTFVLVLIATALFSKRIAPAGVAPGLGPVLVGSLVWGIGLSLGGTTGYAINPARDLGPRLAHALLPVAGKGSSGWRYAWIPVIGPVLGAMLAVAVIRGLKMF
- a CDS encoding glycerol-3-phosphate dehydrogenase/oxidase; its protein translation is MSERAEILRRLGEAAVWDVLVIGGGATGLGAAVEAASRGYKTVLIERADFAKGTSSRSTKLVHGGVRYLEQMNITLVMDALRERGLMLANAPHLVHDLSFVVPIFGLLDLPYYGLGLKVYELLSGKLSLGPSRMLSQKETLALLPGVRREGLRGGVLYHDGQFDDARYAVSLMRTLEELGGIAINYVEATGLIERNGKLVGVRARDVESDAGFDLQAKVVINATGVFTEQVLAMDDDRETLLSVSQGTHFVLPPSFLASEHAMMIPKTSDGRVLFAIPWHGATVVGTTDEAVERSSTEPRAMASERSFLMEHIGKYMGRRPQAEEILSVWSGLRPLVRKGGGATSKLSRDHTILVRPSGLVTVTGGKWTTYRRMGEDTINRAAEVGGLRREPSRTASLRLHGWTRDVAANESERVYGSDLAQLQELSASDPALDAPLHPQLPYKMREVVWAVRHEMARTVEDVLARRTRALFLNAKAALEAASAVADVLARELGRSETWKLRDLEAFSVVAHGYIYEEA